The Niastella koreensis GR20-10 genome includes a window with the following:
- a CDS encoding RNA polymerase sigma factor, whose translation MKTIKQSFQSENRANFNELFYRYNAHARAIALKICGNTAAAEDAVQDAWIAAYTNIHQLRDSEAFLPWLKRIVMNSCYQALRHDRRILLTESLPVSDKLIQESIESKFEQVAERDKLYTVLSSLPVHLRQTVMLRYLSEYTSYCDIAAITGVPVGTVRSRLNDSKKKLANLLNQQFDPGSDEFNSSMYWNEYYQEVCPGGYRHPNLLTDFFNHISDDLNIVFTSGKQVVGKNIFVESVWDDMKHGSRLATVESCITSGDLTLLKVSFENSPEHPSHCPPNSYLTFLRNKGKLTRMRLYHAARGIISDFS comes from the coding sequence ATGAAAACTATTAAACAATCATTCCAATCGGAAAACAGGGCCAACTTCAATGAATTGTTTTATCGTTACAACGCTCATGCACGGGCCATTGCACTAAAAATTTGTGGGAATACAGCTGCTGCGGAAGACGCAGTGCAGGATGCCTGGATCGCAGCTTATACAAATATTCACCAGCTTCGGGATTCAGAAGCATTTCTACCCTGGTTAAAACGGATCGTTATGAATTCCTGTTACCAGGCGCTTCGACATGACCGGCGCATCCTGCTGACAGAATCATTACCGGTAAGCGATAAACTGATCCAGGAAAGTATTGAAAGTAAGTTTGAACAGGTTGCCGAGCGGGACAAACTATATACCGTTTTATCAAGCCTGCCTGTGCATTTACGTCAAACCGTTATGCTCAGGTACCTGAGTGAGTATACTTCTTATTGTGACATCGCTGCGATAACCGGTGTACCCGTTGGCACAGTCCGTAGCCGGCTAAACGATAGCAAAAAGAAACTGGCAAACCTGCTGAACCAGCAGTTTGATCCGGGCTCCGATGAATTCAACTCCTCGATGTACTGGAATGAATATTACCAGGAAGTTTGTCCGGGTGGTTACCGGCATCCCAACCTGTTGACTGATTTTTTCAATCACATATCGGATGATCTTAATATAGTGTTCACCAGCGGGAAACAAGTTGTTGGAAAAAACATTTTTGTAGAAAGTGTATGGGATGATATGAAGCATGGCAGCCGGCTGGCAACTGTGGAAAGTTGTATTACAAGCGGCGATCTGACATTGCTGAAGGTTTCTTTTGAAAACAGCCCTGAACACCCTTCCCATTGCCCGCCTAACTCCTACCTGACCTTTTTACGGAACAAGGGTAAACTGACCAGGATGCGACTTTATCACGCAGCAAGAGGAATAATAAGTGACTTTTCTTAA
- a CDS encoding sterol desaturase family protein: protein MIELLETLQPIMLIGMFILMYSIENIFPYLQRPANRKRHYRRNFIISILTFLLNAFLGTLVVLTIELTAKFHWGLLNLLSLPAWVEILLGILLFDFGSYLTHNLQHKIGFLWRFHRVHHSDSHLNVSSSLRFHPVDVIVAQCIYQCIGTALIGLSMTSFVIYGTIAIPLLIMQHSNVKFPGKLERILSLVIATPGWHKIHHSKERTQTDSHYGDVFTFWDRIFGTWGKMQPHQIQYGLDEFNEDKHHKVGYLMTSPFKK from the coding sequence ATGATCGAATTATTGGAAACACTGCAACCTATCATGCTCATAGGGATGTTTATTTTAATGTATAGCATCGAAAATATTTTTCCGTACCTGCAACGACCAGCCAACCGGAAACGGCATTACCGGCGAAATTTCATTATATCTATTCTCACCTTTCTTTTAAATGCGTTCCTGGGCACGCTGGTTGTGCTGACCATTGAGTTGACGGCTAAATTTCACTGGGGATTGTTAAATCTATTATCACTGCCTGCCTGGGTGGAAATTTTATTGGGCATCCTGTTGTTCGATTTCGGCAGCTATCTTACACATAACCTCCAACATAAAATAGGTTTCCTGTGGCGGTTTCACCGGGTACACCATTCAGACTCCCATCTTAATGTATCCTCCTCATTGAGGTTTCATCCTGTAGATGTGATCGTTGCCCAATGCATTTATCAGTGCATAGGAACGGCCCTGATCGGGTTATCCATGACTTCCTTTGTAATTTATGGAACCATCGCCATTCCCTTACTGATCATGCAGCACAGCAATGTAAAATTCCCGGGCAAGCTGGAACGTATACTCAGTTTGGTAATCGCAACACCCGGATGGCACAAGATCCATCATTCCAAAGAAAGGACTCAAACAGATTCACATTATGGGGATGTATTTACTTTTTGGGACCGCATATTTGGTACCTGGGGTAAAATGCAGCCACATCAAATTCAATATGGGCTCGATGAATTCAACGAGGACAAGCATCATAAAGTTGGCTATTTAATGACCTCTCCCTTCAAAAAATAA
- a CDS encoding glycoside hydrolase — translation MKKVNLIVIVLLAVAVSTSCKRTLEQQTPNGETTKATTELSWETLLPTTSFNSYSTYWNDLYPWGSDHNGSARMRTQNIATSGGVLTMTAYPGTVSDKASIHYFSGTCYAKQQVTVSASYPKWRVSGEFQNPSVKGTWPALWLNGANQWPPESDIMEFKGSTTCWTNTYKNENGQWSSVGTVISGPANWHTYTAYLTRIGTTSNVSIEYWIDGTKVSTQTGQNFVNEPLNLIIDLQMEGSSGTPGPTGNTVMKARNVTIQRSATL, via the coding sequence ATGAAAAAAGTAAATCTAATCGTTATTGTCTTACTGGCTGTTGCGGTGAGCACATCCTGTAAGCGAACACTGGAACAACAAACACCAAACGGTGAAACAACCAAAGCAACAACTGAACTAAGCTGGGAAACACTCCTTCCCACCACCTCATTTAATTCTTACAGCACCTATTGGAATGACCTGTATCCATGGGGATCAGATCATAATGGATCGGCCCGCATGAGAACGCAGAATATTGCCACTTCCGGGGGAGTCCTTACCATGACCGCCTACCCCGGAACGGTTAGCGATAAGGCAAGCATTCACTATTTTTCCGGTACCTGTTATGCAAAACAACAGGTTACCGTAAGCGCGTCATATCCCAAATGGCGGGTGTCTGGTGAGTTCCAGAACCCTTCGGTAAAAGGTACCTGGCCGGCGCTCTGGTTAAACGGCGCTAACCAGTGGCCGCCCGAAAGTGACATTATGGAATTTAAAGGAAGCACCACCTGCTGGACAAACACCTATAAAAATGAAAATGGCCAGTGGTCAAGTGTTGGAACCGTGATCTCCGGGCCGGCTAACTGGCATACTTACACCGCCTATTTAACAAGAATTGGCACCACCAGCAACGTGAGTATCGAATACTGGATAGATGGCACCAAAGTGTCAACACAAACCGGTCAAAACTTCGTTAATGAACCGCTTAACCTGATTATCGATCTGCAGATGGAAGGTTCATCCGGTACGCCTGGCCCAACAGGAAATACGGTGATGAAGGCGAGAAACGTTACCATTCAAAGAAGCGCCACCTTATAA
- a CDS encoding beta-galactosidase, whose product MNYFKRSVCVLIMTGFLLTGCFGQQKIKDNSSFKPGAVWLDESGEVINAHGGGMLYVNGRYYWFGEKRGKRASEGVSVYSSKDLYHWNSEGLALAPSADTTNDLASGCLMERPKVIYNAKTKKYVMWFHLELRGQGYKAARAGVAVSDKVTGPYTFLNSFRPNDNMSRDMTLFVDDDGKAYHIYSSRENYDLRIVQLSDDYTTATTKDKMLFSEHREAPAIFKYNKKYYLITSGCTGWAPNKASIHVADSLFGNWVSAGNPLHGPGADSTYGGQSTYILPVAGKPSSFIFIADKWNPHDLMDSRYLWLPIEYKDGMPFIDWKTEWGWDAQQFTKKPVHSFQLADSAFLLDGQPFQIISGEMHYPRVPREAWRDRMRKAKAMGLNTIGTYVFWNLHEPQKGKYDFSGNNDIAAFVKTAQEEGLWVILRPSPYVCAEWEFGGYPYWLQNIKGLEVRSKEPQYLQAYKNYIMQVGKQLAPLQVNHGGNILMVQVENEYGAYGSDREYLDINRRLFIEAGFDGLLYTCDPEPFLAKGNLPGKLFTSINGLDKPARIKQLIKQNNEGKGPYFVAEWYPAWFDWWGTQHHKVPAEKYTPGLDSVLSAGMSVNMYMFHGGTTRDFMNGANYNDQNPYEPQISSYDYDAPLDEAGNPTHKFMEFRNVIQKHLPAGRTLPEVPAAKPTITIPAISFTSTTSLFDVLPGATTNATPLTFEELNQAYGFVLYRTTIDGGREGALKIKDLRDYGLVFINGKRISVLDRRLKQDSIWLKLPDEKIQLDILVENLGRINYGPYLLKNKKGITEGVSFNGKELTGWQMFKLPFNDLNSVALKNSKTLSGAPVLKKGTFSLQTVGDTYLNLGNWGKGVVWVNGHNLGRYWNIGPQQTLYVPVEWLKKGGNEIIVLELLKPEQSQLQAVDKPILDKL is encoded by the coding sequence ATGAATTACTTTAAAAGATCGGTTTGTGTTTTGATAATGACCGGTTTCTTACTGACAGGCTGTTTCGGACAGCAAAAAATAAAGGACAACTCCTCTTTCAAACCAGGCGCTGTATGGCTGGATGAAAGTGGCGAAGTGATCAATGCACATGGAGGCGGCATGTTGTATGTGAATGGAAGGTATTATTGGTTTGGTGAGAAAAGAGGAAAGCGGGCGTCTGAAGGAGTGAGTGTTTATTCGTCAAAAGATCTGTACCATTGGAATTCTGAAGGCCTTGCATTGGCGCCGTCGGCAGATACCACCAACGATCTCGCTTCAGGTTGCCTGATGGAAAGGCCCAAAGTGATCTACAATGCAAAAACAAAAAAATATGTAATGTGGTTTCACCTGGAGTTAAGGGGGCAGGGGTACAAGGCTGCAAGAGCAGGTGTTGCTGTCAGCGATAAAGTAACAGGTCCTTATACGTTTTTAAACAGCTTCCGCCCCAATGATAATATGTCAAGGGATATGACCCTTTTTGTGGATGACGATGGCAAAGCGTATCATATTTATTCCTCCCGGGAAAACTATGATCTGCGAATAGTGCAATTGAGCGATGATTATACCACTGCTACCACAAAAGATAAAATGTTGTTCAGCGAACACCGGGAAGCGCCAGCCATTTTCAAATACAATAAAAAATATTATCTCATAACCAGTGGTTGTACGGGTTGGGCGCCTAATAAGGCGAGCATTCATGTGGCAGATTCGCTGTTCGGCAACTGGGTGTCTGCAGGAAATCCATTACATGGCCCGGGCGCCGATTCAACCTATGGCGGACAATCTACTTATATACTTCCTGTTGCGGGAAAGCCATCTTCTTTCATTTTTATTGCCGATAAATGGAACCCACATGACTTAATGGACAGCCGCTATTTGTGGTTGCCCATTGAATATAAAGACGGAATGCCGTTTATTGACTGGAAAACTGAATGGGGGTGGGACGCGCAGCAGTTTACAAAAAAACCGGTGCATAGCTTTCAACTGGCAGATTCGGCTTTTTTGCTGGATGGGCAGCCTTTCCAGATCATCTCAGGTGAAATGCACTACCCCAGGGTGCCACGTGAAGCATGGCGCGACCGGATGCGAAAGGCAAAGGCCATGGGATTGAATACCATTGGTACATATGTCTTCTGGAATTTGCATGAACCCCAAAAAGGGAAATATGATTTCTCCGGTAACAATGATATTGCTGCATTTGTAAAAACAGCGCAGGAGGAAGGTTTGTGGGTGATCCTTCGGCCCAGCCCATACGTATGTGCAGAATGGGAGTTTGGCGGGTATCCATACTGGCTTCAGAATATCAAAGGCCTGGAAGTGAGAAGTAAGGAACCGCAATACCTGCAGGCCTATAAAAATTACATCATGCAGGTGGGAAAACAACTGGCGCCATTACAGGTTAACCATGGCGGAAATATTTTAATGGTGCAGGTTGAAAATGAATACGGCGCTTATGGAAGCGATAGAGAATACCTGGACATCAATCGAAGGCTGTTTATTGAAGCCGGTTTTGATGGCTTACTTTATACCTGCGATCCTGAACCTTTTTTGGCAAAGGGAAACCTGCCCGGCAAGCTGTTTACTTCCATCAATGGCCTGGATAAACCGGCACGGATCAAACAACTGATCAAACAAAACAATGAAGGGAAGGGGCCGTACTTTGTCGCTGAATGGTATCCTGCCTGGTTCGACTGGTGGGGAACACAGCATCATAAGGTTCCGGCAGAAAAATATACCCCGGGACTGGATTCGGTTTTATCCGCAGGAATGTCCGTCAATATGTACATGTTTCATGGCGGCACTACCAGGGATTTTATGAATGGCGCTAATTACAACGATCAAAACCCTTATGAGCCGCAGATCAGCAGTTATGATTATGATGCGCCGTTGGACGAAGCAGGCAATCCTACCCATAAGTTTATGGAGTTCCGGAATGTAATTCAGAAACATTTGCCTGCCGGCCGCACCCTGCCGGAGGTTCCAGCTGCAAAACCCACCATTACCATTCCTGCTATCAGTTTTACCAGTACCACCAGTTTGTTTGATGTATTGCCCGGTGCAACCACCAATGCCACCCCATTGACATTTGAGGAGTTGAACCAGGCGTATGGATTTGTGCTGTACCGCACAACGATCGATGGCGGGCGTGAAGGCGCTTTAAAAATAAAAGACCTGCGCGATTATGGACTCGTTTTCATCAATGGAAAACGCATAAGTGTTTTAGACCGGAGGTTGAAACAGGATAGCATATGGCTTAAGCTTCCGGATGAAAAAATACAACTGGATATCCTGGTGGAGAACCTGGGCAGAATTAATTATGGACCTTATCTCTTAAAAAATAAAAAAGGGATTACCGAAGGTGTAAGCTTTAATGGAAAGGAATTAACTGGTTGGCAAATGTTCAAACTGCCTTTTAATGATCTTAACTCTGTAGCCCTGAAAAACAGCAAAACCCTTTCAGGGGCGCCTGTGCTTAAAAAAGGGACCTTCAGCCTGCAAACCGTTGGTGATACCTACCTTAACCTGGGCAATTGGGGCAAAGGCGTGGTGTGGGTGAACGGACATAACCTGGGACGATATTGGAACATTGGTCCGCAGCAAACCCTGTATGTTCCTGTAGAGTGGTTGAAGAAAGGCGGGAATGAAATTATTGTGTTGGAGTTATTGAAGCCGGAACAGTCACAGTTACAGGCAGTCGATAAACCAATATTGGATAAACTGTAA
- a CDS encoding RagB/SusD family nutrient uptake outer membrane protein, producing the protein MNFSKSKNIKALSAITGMMLVLLGLVFFSGCKREFLDPDPLSFYEPTATFSTESGLQAALAISDRHLRSYWTNTAANTNSVVIGTEYMFSDVAVYSKTDVDGNSVNFNFADNLTPTGGAAGPAGNDGNYINHYWDETYNGIKYANTVLTYVDKVTTLSEATKNAYKGRAYFHRAWRYLALVFQYGDVPLITKILEVPKQNYRSTRKTAILEMITKDMEFAVQWVPEQKEMTETGMVNKGACRMLLIKCYLATGQWQKAKDLADVLINQSGYALMKNSFGTFYAGGEPKTWPITRNVIWDLHRPENKLIAANTEVIMGMPNRGAQSNIAFATMRIFGPSLNNGNLKAPDGKNAEDLYARNSVNYRADLDYGRAIGRGIGTFRPTSYAQHGMWVVNGVEDVDDLRHNSRVGNWARMDSVKYGTAGSANRGQNFKLYNPANNALLCADTIRCWFDWPHYKIFIQDVEAEANLGTNAYTGATKGSVADWYLYRLAEAYLLRAEAKFYLGDGAGAAADVNEIRKRAGCTQLYTTVTIGDIMDERGRELYLEEWRHMELSRVSWCLALSGKPDEWGNTYNTDTYDKASGTDAGGGSYWYQRVYRDGGIYNRGGVNSNNRTLNYKINKCNLYWPIPNAAITANNKGVLSQNFGYAGYDPNTPRWDKWEDAVADEDKTE; encoded by the coding sequence ATGAATTTTTCTAAATCTAAAAATATAAAAGCGTTATCTGCAATAACAGGGATGATGCTCGTCTTATTGGGCCTGGTATTTTTCAGCGGTTGTAAGCGGGAGTTCCTGGACCCCGATCCGCTGTCCTTCTATGAGCCCACCGCCACATTCAGCACGGAGTCGGGTCTGCAGGCTGCATTGGCTATCAGTGACCGTCATTTACGTTCTTACTGGACAAATACGGCTGCCAATACCAACTCTGTTGTCATCGGCACCGAGTATATGTTTTCCGACGTGGCTGTTTATAGCAAAACCGATGTGGACGGAAATTCCGTTAACTTTAATTTTGCCGACAATTTAACGCCCACCGGTGGCGCTGCTGGTCCTGCCGGCAACGATGGTAATTATATTAATCATTATTGGGACGAAACGTATAACGGTATCAAGTATGCCAATACGGTGCTCACTTATGTTGATAAAGTAACCACCTTAAGTGAGGCTACAAAAAACGCCTACAAAGGCCGGGCTTACTTTCACCGTGCCTGGCGGTATCTGGCCCTGGTTTTTCAATATGGCGACGTGCCATTAATTACGAAGATCCTGGAAGTGCCCAAGCAAAATTACCGCAGCACCAGAAAAACTGCCATCCTGGAGATGATTACGAAAGACATGGAGTTTGCGGTACAATGGGTGCCTGAACAGAAGGAGATGACAGAGACAGGAATGGTAAATAAAGGCGCCTGCCGCATGCTGTTGATCAAATGTTACCTGGCTACCGGTCAGTGGCAGAAAGCCAAAGACCTGGCAGATGTGCTGATCAATCAGTCGGGTTATGCATTGATGAAAAACTCCTTCGGTACCTTTTACGCAGGAGGAGAACCTAAAACCTGGCCCATCACCCGGAATGTGATCTGGGACCTGCACCGCCCTGAAAATAAGCTGATCGCTGCCAATACCGAGGTCATTATGGGCATGCCCAACCGCGGCGCACAGTCGAACATAGCTTTTGCCACCATGCGTATTTTTGGACCCTCGCTTAATAATGGCAACCTGAAAGCGCCCGATGGGAAAAATGCAGAAGATCTCTATGCCCGTAATAGTGTCAACTACCGGGCCGATCTTGACTATGGCAGGGCCATTGGTCGTGGCATTGGTACTTTTCGTCCAACTTCTTACGCACAGCATGGGATGTGGGTGGTGAATGGGGTAGAAGACGTTGATGACCTGCGCCACAACAGCAGGGTGGGCAACTGGGCAAGAATGGATTCAGTTAAATATGGAACAGCCGGAAGTGCCAACCGGGGCCAGAATTTCAAGCTGTATAATCCCGCTAATAATGCCCTGTTGTGTGCAGATACGATCCGTTGCTGGTTCGATTGGCCGCATTACAAAATTTTCATCCAGGATGTGGAGGCAGAAGCCAATTTGGGAACTAACGCCTATACAGGGGCCACCAAGGGAAGTGTTGCCGACTGGTACCTTTACCGGTTAGCCGAAGCATACCTGTTGCGTGCCGAAGCTAAATTTTACCTGGGCGATGGGGCAGGAGCTGCTGCAGATGTAAACGAAATAAGAAAAAGAGCTGGCTGCACCCAATTATATACAACCGTTACAATAGGAGATATTATGGATGAACGCGGTCGTGAATTGTACCTCGAAGAATGGCGGCACATGGAATTGAGCCGGGTCTCCTGGTGCCTGGCGCTGAGTGGTAAACCCGATGAATGGGGCAATACGTATAATACGGATACCTATGACAAGGCTTCGGGTACCGACGCAGGTGGCGGCAGCTATTGGTACCAGCGTGTTTACCGCGATGGCGGCATCTATAACCGGGGAGGGGTAAACTCCAATAACCGCACGCTCAACTACAAGATAAATAAATGCAATCTTTACTGGCCCATTCCCAATGCGGCCATTACCGCTAACAACAAGGGCGTACTTAGCCAGAATTTCGGTTATGCCGGGTATGATCCTAATACGCCCCGGTGGGATAAATGGGAAGACGCTGTAGCGGATGAAGATAAAACGGAGTAG